The following proteins come from a genomic window of Pseudomonas hygromyciniae:
- a CDS encoding ABC transporter ATP-binding protein, with product MAEIHLQNLAHSYSPTPAGPEDYAIREMNHIWEQGGAYALLGPSGCGKSTLLNIISGLLSPSEGQVLFDSKVVNDLTPEKRNIAQVFQFPVVYDTMTVFDNLAFPLRNQGMAEAKVHSKVQEIAEVLDLQSLLGKKARNLSADEKQKVSMGRGLVRDDVSAILFDEPLTVIDPHLKWKLRRKLKQIHEQFNITMVYVTHDQLEASTFADKIAVMYGGQIVQFGTPRELFERPSHTFVGYFIGSPGMNLIEVQADAGGVRFAGTHLALSEVQQRQLAEKDYKKLQVGIRPEFIHVWDEPNPDALQADVTHVEDLGTYKILTLNLDGAPLKVRLAEDKPVPEGHASISFPAQWLMVYADDYLLEVRP from the coding sequence ATGGCCGAGATCCATTTGCAGAACCTGGCGCATAGCTATAGCCCTACACCCGCAGGGCCTGAAGACTACGCCATTCGCGAAATGAACCACATCTGGGAGCAGGGCGGCGCCTACGCATTGCTCGGCCCCTCGGGTTGTGGCAAGTCAACCTTGCTCAACATCATCTCCGGCCTGCTCAGCCCTTCGGAAGGCCAGGTGCTGTTCGACAGCAAGGTGGTGAATGACCTGACCCCGGAAAAGCGCAATATCGCCCAGGTGTTCCAGTTCCCGGTGGTGTACGACACCATGACCGTGTTCGATAACCTGGCATTCCCCCTGCGTAACCAGGGTATGGCTGAGGCGAAAGTGCACAGCAAGGTGCAGGAAATTGCCGAGGTGCTCGACCTGCAGAGCCTGCTGGGCAAAAAAGCCCGCAACCTTAGCGCCGATGAAAAGCAAAAGGTCTCGATGGGCCGTGGCCTGGTGCGCGATGACGTCTCCGCGATCCTGTTCGACGAGCCGCTGACGGTGATTGATCCGCACCTGAAGTGGAAGCTGCGGCGCAAGCTCAAGCAGATCCATGAGCAGTTCAATATCACCATGGTCTACGTCACCCACGACCAACTGGAAGCCTCGACCTTTGCCGACAAGATCGCGGTGATGTACGGCGGGCAGATTGTGCAGTTCGGCACTCCGCGGGAGTTGTTCGAGCGCCCCAGCCATACCTTTGTCGGCTATTTCATCGGTAGCCCGGGGATGAATCTGATTGAGGTGCAGGCCGATGCCGGTGGGGTACGGTTTGCCGGGACGCATCTGGCGTTGTCCGAGGTGCAGCAACGGCAGCTCGCAGAAAAGGACTACAAGAAACTGCAGGTCGGTATTCGTCCCGAGTTTATCCATGTGTGGGACGAGCCCAATCCCGACGCGTTGCAGGCCGACGTCACACATGTCGAAGACCTGGGCACCTACAAGATCCTGACCCTTAACCTCGACGGCGCGCCGTTGAAAGTGCGCCTGGCCGAAGACAAGCCAGTGCCCGAGGGCCACGCATCCATCAGCTTCCCGGCGCAATGGCTGATGGTGTATGCCGACGATTACCTGCTGGAGGTGCGGCCATGA